A segment of the Cytophagia bacterium CHB2 genome:
ATACGGCAACGGCGCGATCATCGCGCCGCAAGCGCAGCCGGACGACGGCATTCTCGACATTTGCATGGTGGAGCCGATGAGCATCATCGACGCGATCAAATATGTGCCCAAGCTGTTCAACGGTACCATCGCCGAAGCGCCGATCATCAGTTATGGTCGCGCGCAAGAGCTTGCCATTGAAAAAGACGGTCCGATTCTTTTTCACGTCGATGGCGAAGCCATAACATGTGAAGGGCCGCTGAAAATTTCGATCAAGCCGCAAGCGCTGCGCGTGATCGCCCCCGCCAATTCCTCCAATCACATGATGCTTTCCCATGCCAACTAATCTTGCCCTCTTGACCGTCGTTAAATTTCCGGAACCCGGTAAGGTCAAAACACGTTTGGCCGCGGAGATCGGCGACGAGTTGGCAGCCGAAGTTTATCGCCGTTTCATTGCAGAAACCTTTGCTTGTGGCAAATCCTTGACAGAAGCAACGCCATTCGTGGCTTTTACGCCGGAAGAAAAAGCTACGGAATTCCAACGCATGTTTCCCGGCGGGCAGCGCTGGTTTGCGCAAATCAACTCATCTAATTTCGGGGTACGCCTCCGCCATGCTGTTCAAACCGTATTGCAGCAGGATTACCAACGCGTGATCACCATTGGCTCGGATAGCCCGAGCCTGCCGCCAGCCTATTTAAAAGAAGCAGCAGAGGCGCTGGCAACGAACGATCTCGTGCTTGGCCCGGCAGAAGACGGCGGATATTATTTGATCGGCTTGAAATCCGCGCCGGCGGAATTGTTCGAAGGAATCGCATGGAGCACGGAAAAAGTCTTGCAGCAAACACTGGCAGCCGCACAGCGACTCGGACTGCGTGTGCATCTTCTGCCAGAATGGTATGATGTCGATGATTTGCCTGCTTTGCACCGCTATTGTCTCACCTCGGATGTGCCTCACGATCTCGCCGTACGCCTCAAACCGTTCTTGCTTCGCGAACTCGTTGATTATCGCAAGATGATTGCGTAGTCTCTGTCTCTGATTTTTCAGTGTGAC
Coding sequences within it:
- a CDS encoding glycosyltransferase; this translates as MPTNLALLTVVKFPEPGKVKTRLAAEIGDELAAEVYRRFIAETFACGKSLTEATPFVAFTPEEKATEFQRMFPGGQRWFAQINSSNFGVRLRHAVQTVLQQDYQRVITIGSDSPSLPPAYLKEAAEALATNDLVLGPAEDGGYYLIGLKSAPAELFEGIAWSTEKVLQQTLAAAQRLGLRVHLLPEWYDVDDLPALHRYCLTSDVPHDLAVRLKPFLLRELVDYRKMIA